The nucleotide window GCGCTGCAATCGCAGGTGGGGGGCGTCCTGCTCGCGGTCCACTTTCGCGAGGGGGACGAGGTGCAGCAGGGGCAGCTGCTCTTCACCATCGACCGGCGTCCGTACGAGGCGGCGCTGCGGCAGGCCGAGGCGGTGTTGGCGCGCGACGTGGCACAGGCGGAGAATGCGAAGCGCGATTCGGCGCGTTTTGCCGCGTTGGTGCAGAAGGACTACGTCACGCGCGCGCAGGCCGACCAGTCGGCGGCCAACGCCACGGCGCTCGCCGCCGTGGTCGATGCCGATCGCGCCGCGGTCGCCAACGCCCGCTTCAACCTCGACAACGCGACGATTCGCGCCCCCATCGCTGGCAAGACGGGGAGCTTGCTCGTGCGCGCCGGCAACCTGGTGCGCCCCGGGGCGGTCCCGCCGCTGGTGGTGATCAACCAGATCCGCCCCATCCTGGTGCGCTTCTCGGTGCCGGAGCGCGAGTTTCCACAGGTGCAACGGTATGCGGGGCAGGGGGCACTCCCGGTGCGTGCCCTCCATTCGGCCAACGATTCGCAGCCGATCGTCGGGCAGCTGAGCTTCGTGGACAACGGGGTCGACACGACCACGGGCACCGTCACGCTCAAGGGGCGCTTCGCCAACGACGACCGGCGGTTGTGGCCCGGGCAGTTCGTGCGTGTGGAGCTGGAGCTGTTCAGCGATTCGAGCGCGGTGCTGGTCCCGAGCCAGGCGGTGCAGGCGGGACAGGACGGGACCTTCGTCTTCACCGTCGATGCGAA belongs to Gemmatimonadota bacterium and includes:
- a CDS encoding efflux RND transporter periplasmic adaptor subunit encodes the protein MTWFVSLAPAVVRSRSATLLLASAALVAVGCKKPAAPTRPPVAVTVATSARGAAPYVVTANGLVEPQQSVALQSQVGGVLLAVHFREGDEVQQGQLLFTIDRRPYEAALRQAEAVLARDVAQAENAKRDSARFAALVQKDYVTRAQADQSAANATALAAVVDADRAAVANARFNLDNATIRAPIAGKTGSLLVRAGNLVRPGAVPPLVVINQIRPILVRFSVPEREFPQVQRYAGQGALPVRALHSANDSQPIVGQLSFVDNGVDTTTGTVTLKGRFANDDRRLWPGQFVRVELELFSDSSAVLVPSQAVQAGQDGTFVFTVDAKGAAVMKPVVAGRQVGNQTVIEQGLDAGERVVTDGQGKLAPGSKVSIKAAGGAATAAPAKQGGTP